The Brassica oleracea var. oleracea cultivar TO1000 chromosome C6, BOL, whole genome shotgun sequence genome includes a region encoding these proteins:
- the LOC106299539 gene encoding uncharacterized protein LOC106299539, producing MECNEEEARRAMGIAEKRLLENDYHGAKTFINQARSLNPNLDGLQQALIMIDVYISASTRRGREADWYEILGVDRLADDETVKKQYKKLALLLHPDKNKFSGAEGAFKLVLEAWSDHQGKHKKSGMQKPPKPHEPAPSNKPKPKPKPKPKPRHEPELTPKFEPTFWTVCSRCKTYCEFLRADYLNKTLSCPNCCRRFIAVEAIPEIINGRPVIRLSPSQETFSSTWAYDSRKKSTSQTHKRLKRWFEPKLESDSVPREEKVRNFTFWTVCNRCKTYCRFARSSYVNKILPCPNCREDFVANEIIPEVVNGSPVIKLTPHFRPTCKSTSGASSFTRASPSSGSAKAANSGQESVKYWFGES from the coding sequence ATGGAATGCAACGAGGAAGAAGCTAGAAGAGCAATGGGTATTGCTGAGAAGAGACTCTTAGAGAATGATTACCACGGAGCCAAAACATTCATTAACCAGGCAAGGAGTTTGAATCCAAATCTTGATGGTTTACAACAAGCCCTGATTATGATCGATGTTTATATCTCTGCATCTACCAGGAGAGGAAGAGAAGCTGATTGGTATGAGATTCTCGGTGTAGATCGCTTAGCAGATGACGAAACCGTCAAGAAACAGTACAAGAAGTTGGCTCTTTTGCTTCACCCGGACAAGAACAAGTTCAGCGGTGCAGAAGGCGCGTTTAAACTGGTTTTAGAAGCTTGGTCTGATCATCAAGGAAAACATAAAAAGAGTGGAATGCAGAAACCACCAAAGCCACACGAGCCAGCTCCATCTAACAAGCCAAAGCCAAAGCCAAAGCCAAAGCCAAAGCCTAGGCATGAGCCTGAACTAACGCCTAAGTTTGAACCTACTTTTTGGACAGTGTGCAGTAGATGCAAGACGTATTGTGAATTCTTGAGGGCTGATTACCTTAACAAAACATTGTCTTGTCCAAATTGCTGCCGGAGATTCATTGCAGTCGAGGCTATTCCAGAGATCATTAATGGTAGGCCTGTCATCAGATTGAGTCCCTCTCAGGAAACGTTTTCTTCAACTTGGGCATATGATAGCAGAAAAAAGTCCACGAGTCAAACACACAAGAGATTGAAAAGATGGTTTGAGCCTAAGCTTGAGTCTGATTCTGTGCCAAGAGAGGAGAAAGTTCGTAACTTTACGTTTTGGACAGTGTGCAATAGATGCAAGACGTATTGTAGATTTGCCAGGTCTAGTTATGTTAACAAGATCTTGCCTTGTCCAAACTGTCGTGAAGATTTCGTTGCGAATGAGATCATTCCAGAGGTAGTCAATGGGAGTCCTGTCATCAAATTGACTCCACATTTTCGACCAACATGCAAAAGCACAAGTGGTGCTTCTTCTTTTACAAGAGCGTCACCATCTTCTGGTAGCGCAAAAGCTGCAAATAGTGGACAAGAATCAGTGAAATATTGGTTTGGGGAGTCATAA